One genomic segment of Bifidobacterium breve DSM 20213 = JCM 1192 includes these proteins:
- a CDS encoding FtsX-like permease family protein: MARYVLRVFRDNVTGWVPTILVVAVVTTLVGICMNQFVWTSSPSFTLAARQAGLDPAEFGMVSVTIYVVVSLLAFFSLTVVGSATVNRIHSTFAQWRLMGASPSQVLASMWMLVGVASLFGSLIGSLAAVPASLLAVPEFNAMAAESFADGFGSFAPPAFTPSMAAWLGSLLLGVATCMLGASIPSLRAAKIRPIEVIRGTGAIGIRHGWRSWAHWALGLIVMAAALALAFSGMGTPRALAFGQEAGQTFNSALWAGIIASFGMYILVSMLIPILLGIGRVVCRLCGSATGVLAARSAEAKAASNTNTIAPLALAMGLSVTLLTCARSYGRILALGGHPKSLNYADSLLLITMLCIVSLATSMAVIALSNRSMVADQALLRSIGLSPRRVIRMYLWQSLQLAAGAVILSLIPVAVSASVFAARSAALVGIPVAEIPWPGVIGMGTACWLALFLIQFTQIRPALHRSVADTIRTC, translated from the coding sequence GTGGCTAGGTATGTGCTGCGTGTGTTCCGCGACAATGTCACGGGATGGGTACCCACGATTCTGGTGGTCGCAGTGGTGACCACGCTGGTGGGCATATGCATGAACCAATTCGTGTGGACCTCGTCTCCGTCGTTCACATTGGCCGCGCGGCAGGCGGGTCTTGATCCGGCCGAGTTCGGCATGGTGTCGGTCACGATCTATGTGGTGGTGTCATTACTCGCGTTCTTCTCGTTGACGGTGGTCGGCTCGGCCACGGTCAACCGTATTCACAGCACGTTCGCGCAATGGCGGCTTATGGGCGCCAGCCCGAGTCAGGTGCTTGCCAGCATGTGGATGCTCGTGGGTGTGGCGAGCCTGTTCGGTTCCCTGATCGGCTCTCTGGCTGCAGTGCCGGCCAGCCTGCTGGCGGTTCCCGAGTTCAACGCCATGGCTGCGGAAAGCTTCGCCGATGGATTCGGCTCGTTCGCACCTCCTGCGTTCACGCCGTCGATGGCCGCGTGGCTCGGATCCCTGCTGTTGGGTGTGGCCACGTGCATGTTGGGCGCGTCCATCCCCTCGCTGCGCGCAGCGAAGATCCGTCCCATCGAGGTGATTCGCGGCACGGGAGCCATCGGGATACGGCACGGTTGGCGGTCTTGGGCGCACTGGGCACTTGGTTTGATTGTCATGGCGGCGGCGCTGGCATTGGCGTTCTCCGGCATGGGCACGCCACGGGCGCTCGCGTTCGGCCAGGAGGCGGGGCAGACATTCAACAGCGCGCTGTGGGCCGGCATCATCGCCTCGTTCGGCATGTACATCCTTGTCAGCATGCTGATTCCGATTCTGTTGGGCATCGGACGTGTCGTGTGTCGCCTGTGCGGGTCCGCGACCGGCGTGCTCGCCGCCCGTTCCGCCGAGGCGAAGGCCGCCAGCAACACGAACACGATTGCCCCGCTCGCCCTTGCCATGGGACTGTCGGTCACCCTGCTGACCTGCGCGCGATCCTATGGCCGGATACTCGCCTTGGGCGGCCATCCGAAGAGCCTGAACTACGCGGACTCGCTGCTGCTCATAACGATGCTGTGCATCGTGTCCCTGGCCACCAGCATGGCGGTCATCGCCCTGTCGAACCGCAGCATGGTCGCCGACCAGGCATTGCTGCGCAGCATCGGCCTGTCCCCACGTCGTGTGATCCGCATGTATCTCTGGCAGAGCCTGCAGCTGGCCGCCGGCGCGGTCATTCTCTCGCTCATCCCGGTCGCCGTCAGCGCAAGCGTTTTCGCCGCAAGATCCGCGGCGCTCGTCGGCATCCCCGTGGCCGAAATCCCATGGCCGGGCGTAATCGGCATGGGCACGGCCTGCTGGCTGGCATTGTTCCTCATCCAGTTCACGCAGATTCGCCCCGCGCTACACCGCAGCGTGGCCGACACGATACGCACATGCTGA
- a CDS encoding ABC transporter ATP-binding protein, translated as MTWQNAGTPIQALGLVKRTGFDARTASRPANTQTVLNNVSLDIDGAGLTAIVGPSGAGKTSLLYVLSGLDRPDSGRVTIGGTDVYALNEERRSRFIRGHIGFVFQQYNLVPYLTVEENVMLPLSLAHRKADYVQVTQLLSRFGLRQRAKTTVSALSGGEQQRVALCRALLMRPAVVFADEPTGALDTANSELVLQVLRELADAGSSVVMVTHDTDAAALADHVIFLRDGQVTHIAGRLTAEQIADGIRRTFVPAGSPPLVAAARSVGPMMVNAQPIQSVQPGRPVQRVAYPQQRKEAHRG; from the coding sequence ATGACTTGGCAAAATGCCGGCACACCGATTCAGGCGCTCGGACTGGTGAAACGGACAGGGTTCGATGCTCGAACCGCCTCCCGACCCGCAAACACGCAGACTGTTCTCAATAATGTTTCGTTGGATATCGATGGAGCGGGCTTGACGGCGATCGTCGGTCCGTCCGGCGCAGGCAAGACCTCGCTGCTGTATGTGCTGTCCGGATTGGACAGGCCCGATTCCGGGCGGGTGACCATCGGCGGTACCGACGTCTACGCACTGAATGAGGAACGGCGTTCGCGGTTCATTCGCGGGCATATCGGTTTCGTGTTCCAGCAATACAATCTCGTGCCGTATCTGACGGTCGAGGAGAACGTGATGTTGCCGCTCTCGCTCGCCCATCGCAAGGCCGACTACGTGCAGGTCACGCAGCTGCTGTCCCGGTTCGGTCTTCGCCAGAGGGCGAAGACGACGGTAAGCGCCCTGTCCGGTGGCGAACAGCAGCGCGTCGCCCTGTGCCGTGCGCTGCTCATGCGTCCGGCGGTGGTGTTCGCCGACGAGCCGACCGGCGCGCTCGACACCGCGAACAGCGAGCTTGTGCTGCAGGTGCTGCGCGAGCTGGCGGATGCGGGCTCCAGCGTGGTCATGGTCACGCATGACACGGATGCCGCCGCTTTGGCCGACCACGTGATCTTCCTGCGCGACGGTCAGGTCACCCACATCGCTGGCAGACTCACCGCCGAGCAGATTGCCGATGGCATACGCCGCACTTTCGTACCGGCCGGGTCGCCGCCGTTGGTTGCGGCGGCGCGGTCTGTCGGCCCGATGATGGTGAACGCCCAGCCTATCCAATCCGTCCAACCGGGCCGACCGGTCCAGCGCGTGGCGTATCCGCAGCAGCGGAAGGAGGCTCATCGTGGCTAG